A single genomic interval of Saccharothrix saharensis harbors:
- a CDS encoding GNAT family N-acetyltransferase, which produces MTAWITGVDVELVVVAESDKAVLANLVQLYQHDFSEIRDLPLTRHGTFTYAYLDHYFTEPAREAYFIEVGGELAGFALARADVDKDGSWNVAEFFVARGHRRRGVARAAARSLFARHPGTWTLTFDHANVGAAALWRQVAASVADGPVTEVDRTDPVPATRLRFRVA; this is translated from the coding sequence GTGACTGCTTGGATCACAGGAGTGGACGTCGAACTCGTGGTGGTCGCGGAATCGGACAAAGCGGTGCTGGCGAACCTGGTGCAGCTCTACCAGCACGACTTCTCCGAGATCCGCGACCTGCCCCTGACCAGGCACGGCACGTTCACCTACGCCTACCTGGACCACTACTTCACCGAGCCGGCGCGCGAGGCCTACTTCATCGAGGTGGGCGGCGAGCTCGCCGGGTTCGCCCTGGCCCGCGCGGACGTGGACAAGGACGGCTCGTGGAACGTCGCCGAGTTCTTCGTCGCCCGCGGCCACCGGCGTCGGGGCGTGGCCCGTGCGGCGGCGCGGTCGCTGTTCGCCCGTCACCCCGGCACGTGGACGCTCACCTTCGACCACGCCAACGTGGGCGCGGCGGCGCTGTGGCGGCAGGTCGCCGCCTCGGTCGCGGACGGCCCGGTCACCGAGGTCGACAGGACCGACCCGGTGCCGGCGACGCGGCTGCGGTTCCGGGTGGCGTGA
- a CDS encoding ImmA/IrrE family metallo-endopeptidase, with the protein MDQIYRSLGLGVGQGWLADVIEGRRAAEKIELARLAVHAQVPLTVLTGAAPPDRNLAVALRAGLVQPAAPVKPAVWRAQKLIEHLRLLTSWYPSDAAPRFERGQTALRAQVKDRHLRKAARLTAEAMRAILRIDDDAPVDDLTALIESLGVPVFVVDLPDHVHGMTVHDVAGSGDAIGSGWCGVVLVNSRDWWTRQRYTLAHELAHVIFRDEQPIIVDEVDGVNGRSEPEIRAEYFARYFLAPDVAIQRFWQANRHLSEEIALAKLMIHFGISRTAAQRAVSEVMEIDRGRLAQGLGATELVRDLMASAGMAPAWDDACAHQHEEGASPWMLSLALDAYRHGLVSGSVVADVLGRRDVHEVERELDAQGWMPDLVR; encoded by the coding sequence TTGGATCAGATATATCGCAGCCTCGGTTTGGGTGTCGGCCAGGGTTGGCTAGCTGATGTGATCGAAGGTCGGAGGGCGGCTGAGAAGATCGAACTGGCGCGACTGGCAGTGCACGCGCAGGTGCCGTTGACCGTTCTCACCGGTGCGGCACCGCCCGATCGAAACCTGGCCGTCGCACTTCGCGCGGGCCTGGTCCAACCGGCGGCTCCGGTCAAGCCCGCAGTCTGGCGTGCCCAAAAACTGATCGAACATCTGCGGTTGTTGACCTCGTGGTATCCGTCCGATGCCGCTCCGCGCTTCGAGCGCGGCCAAACAGCACTTCGCGCTCAGGTCAAGGATAGGCATCTGAGGAAAGCGGCCCGGCTAACTGCCGAGGCGATGCGAGCCATCCTTCGCATTGATGACGATGCGCCGGTGGACGACCTAACGGCGCTGATCGAGTCCCTGGGTGTTCCGGTCTTCGTCGTAGATCTGCCCGATCACGTCCACGGCATGACGGTCCATGACGTCGCCGGTAGCGGCGATGCCATCGGATCAGGGTGGTGTGGCGTCGTACTCGTGAACAGCAGGGACTGGTGGACCCGGCAGCGATACACGCTTGCTCATGAGCTTGCGCACGTAATCTTCAGGGATGAGCAGCCAATTATCGTGGACGAGGTTGACGGTGTCAACGGCAGGTCGGAGCCGGAAATTCGGGCCGAGTACTTCGCGCGCTACTTCCTTGCGCCTGACGTGGCCATCCAGCGATTCTGGCAGGCTAACCGACACCTGAGTGAAGAGATCGCACTGGCCAAGTTGATGATCCACTTCGGTATCAGTAGGACCGCAGCGCAACGCGCCGTCTCCGAGGTAATGGAGATTGACCGAGGGCGACTCGCGCAGGGTCTAGGTGCCACGGAACTTGTACGAGATCTCATGGCGTCGGCTGGTATGGCCCCGGCTTGGGACGATGCCTGTGCGCATCAGCACGAAGAGGGAGCGTCTCCCTGGATGCTGTCACTTGCCTTGGACGCGTACCGGCACGGATTGGTGTCCGGTTCTGTGGTGGCGGATGTCCTAGGCCGGCGCGACGTCCATGAAGTCGAACGGGAACTCGATGCGCAAGGTTGGATGCCCGACCTCGTCCGTTAA
- a CDS encoding PPE domain-containing protein — MVERAETEQQLKRLIREEREIDLVLTDTQNWASRSHRELYEAVHHNNDPGQTGEIGAEWGQFGTELTEAARLINERVALTESGWTGDAADAARLAIKGLADWVTHTAETAVEVGKRVQDESQIMENARASMPEPVEFNWDQATGVFTAGGIQGLASSAADVQAANDHARALHEHAVTVMSTMERESQAVDQTTPQFSAPFNPVTGRTEEPQVAMLRSASTATLAGAGVDALGSSGGATAPSAYTATTAAQPMQAARAVEAPQAYQPTQQTSATQPSGYSAPAASYPSAPGSYTGPAGYGSGTAPQPVYRPEGTTAAAAAAQVPVANPYTPPSGTNPGHTYTPPANTGYTPPGGSGYVPPYQPANPNAVPRQGGGTLPPGVKPPTYVPAGSPGTPPLPGGGGTGGGGGGGGGGVPGARIPGGGMPPGGFGGGAGGFGGGAGGFGPTGSGGAGGAGGSLAAGGSTGALGGQGPRGPMPVGGFGPGGAAAASPMAGGAPMGGAPAGGQQGEDKEHRAAAYIRGEDIFEVPGENLPPSVIGGSKPKKKGDQS; from the coding sequence ATGGTGGAGCGCGCGGAGACGGAACAGCAGCTCAAGCGGTTGATCCGGGAAGAGCGTGAGATCGACCTGGTCCTCACCGACACCCAGAACTGGGCGTCGCGCTCGCACCGCGAGCTGTACGAGGCGGTGCACCACAACAACGACCCGGGCCAGACGGGCGAGATCGGCGCGGAGTGGGGCCAGTTCGGCACCGAGCTGACCGAGGCCGCCCGGCTGATCAACGAACGGGTCGCGCTGACCGAGTCCGGCTGGACGGGCGACGCGGCGGACGCGGCGCGGCTCGCGATCAAGGGCCTGGCCGACTGGGTCACGCACACCGCCGAGACCGCGGTCGAGGTCGGCAAGCGGGTGCAGGACGAGAGCCAGATCATGGAGAACGCGCGGGCGAGCATGCCCGAGCCGGTCGAGTTCAACTGGGACCAGGCCACCGGCGTGTTCACCGCGGGCGGCATCCAGGGCCTGGCCAGCTCGGCGGCCGACGTGCAGGCGGCCAACGACCACGCGCGGGCGCTGCACGAGCACGCCGTGACCGTCATGAGCACGATGGAGCGGGAGTCGCAGGCGGTCGACCAGACCACGCCGCAGTTCAGCGCGCCGTTCAACCCGGTCACCGGCCGCACCGAGGAGCCGCAGGTCGCGATGCTGCGGTCCGCGTCGACCGCCACGCTGGCGGGCGCGGGCGTGGACGCCCTGGGCAGCTCGGGCGGCGCCACGGCCCCGTCGGCGTACACGGCGACGACAGCGGCCCAGCCGATGCAGGCCGCACGGGCGGTCGAGGCGCCGCAGGCCTACCAGCCGACGCAGCAGACGTCGGCCACGCAGCCGTCCGGCTACTCGGCCCCGGCCGCGTCCTACCCGTCGGCCCCCGGGTCGTACACCGGCCCGGCCGGGTACGGCAGCGGCACGGCCCCGCAGCCGGTGTACCGCCCCGAGGGCACGACGGCCGCCGCCGCGGCGGCCCAGGTGCCGGTGGCGAACCCGTACACGCCGCCGTCGGGCACCAACCCCGGCCACACCTACACCCCGCCGGCCAACACCGGCTACACCCCGCCCGGCGGCAGCGGTTACGTGCCGCCGTACCAGCCGGCCAACCCCAACGCGGTGCCCCGCCAGGGCGGCGGCACCCTGCCGCCCGGCGTGAAGCCGCCGACCTACGTCCCGGCCGGCAGCCCCGGCACGCCTCCGCTGCCCGGTGGCGGCGGCACGGGTGGCGGCGGTGGCGGTGGCGGTGGCGGCGTGCCCGGTGCGCGCATCCCCGGCGGCGGCATGCCCCCCGGCGGCTTCGGCGGCGGTGCCGGTGGTTTCGGCGGCGGCGCGGGCGGTTTCGGCCCGACCGGGTCCGGTGGCGCCGGCGGTGCGGGCGGCTCGCTGGCCGCGGGCGGGTCGACGGGCGCGCTCGGCGGTCAGGGGCCGCGCGGCCCGATGCCGGTCGGCGGGTTCGGGCCCGGCGGCGCGGCGGCGGCGTCCCCGATGGCGGGTGGCGCGCCGATGGGCGGCGCCCCGGCGGGCGGCCAGCAGGGCGAGGACAAGGAGCACCGGGCCGCGGCGTACATCCGCGGTGAGGACATCTTCGAGGTGCCCGGCGAGAACCTGCCCCCGTCGGTCATCGGCGGCTCGAAGCCCAAGAAGAAGGGCGACCAGTCGTGA
- a CDS encoding AfsR/SARP family transcriptional regulator: MRVNLLGPVELVSAGGDAVRLGAAKRRTVLAALALELNRVVSGDRLLDLVWDGSPPPQAKAALQGHIAQLRKVLSGGVALVTRAPGYVLTGERAAVDVFRFEDLLAGAREAADDDAVRLLREALALWRGPLLADVPGDQLREAVSARLEELRLVAVQELATRLTRTDRAAEAVSGLRDAVDANPLREALVSRLVLALHRTGRQAEALALYHRTRERLADELGVDPGPELREAYRTVLAGDTAPAPPVDRAPAQLPREHRGFVGREEELSDLGAALIGQDSAIGLLVGPAGVGKTALALRWAHGVAGDFPDGQLFVNLRGFDETEPLDPRTALIGFLRALGLTDSQIAVDLEGQAAQYRSLLAGRRVLVFLDNARSAEQVRSLLPGSPRCLVLVTSRHRLDDLVVTEGASSLHVPTLPESSAEDLLTALLGRQRVEQEPDAVAELVELCDRLPLALRIAGARLASRPRWTVQSLVDELRDEQGRLAALSLPEAGRGVHAALAVSYRELPEGAARLFRRLGLHPGTDLDSYTAAALLDINVVSARTHLRTLAYANLLHESTPDRYSRHDLVRLFTHHLAATESEVDNQVATNRLLDYYLHVADRARAHLSDHVRPFGPAEHRPASFPELSSHAAALDWFTLEEANLGLALDIAVNGGQRERTWQLALCLDAFHFRRGNRLDRLALCRIGLAAARSLGDRHAEATFLLRLGSTLADMGRIDEAVEACTRAASLADGDRHLELAALANLGYCLMADDQLDRAQETILEALEVAREVGDNRSQASIQNNLANVLLRKHQPEEALRHATEALGLFPSAPSKAHTATLHTVGAASQQLGRADEALESYRAGLALAARLGDRYQEALCHRAIGDVLEQSEGQAAARPHWLAALRLYRDLRLPDADDLARKLDVTACTAP; the protein is encoded by the coding sequence ATGCGGGTGAACCTGCTTGGCCCCGTCGAGCTGGTTTCCGCAGGTGGGGACGCCGTTCGGCTGGGCGCGGCCAAGCGGCGGACGGTGCTCGCGGCACTCGCGCTCGAGCTGAACCGCGTGGTGTCCGGCGACCGCCTGCTGGATTTGGTGTGGGACGGCTCACCGCCGCCGCAGGCCAAAGCCGCCCTCCAAGGACATATCGCCCAACTGCGCAAGGTGCTCTCCGGCGGTGTCGCGCTCGTCACCCGCGCCCCCGGCTACGTGCTGACCGGCGAACGCGCGGCCGTCGACGTGTTCCGGTTCGAGGACCTGCTGGCCGGCGCGCGGGAGGCGGCGGACGACGACGCGGTGCGGCTGCTGCGGGAGGCGTTGGCGCTGTGGCGCGGCCCGCTGCTCGCCGACGTGCCGGGCGACCAGTTGCGGGAGGCGGTGTCGGCGCGGCTGGAGGAGCTGCGGCTGGTGGCCGTGCAGGAGCTCGCGACCCGGCTGACGCGCACGGACCGGGCGGCCGAGGCGGTGTCCGGGCTCCGCGACGCGGTGGACGCCAACCCGTTGCGGGAGGCGCTGGTGTCGCGGCTCGTGCTGGCGCTGCACCGGACCGGGCGGCAGGCCGAGGCGCTGGCGCTGTACCACCGGACGCGGGAGCGGTTGGCCGACGAGCTGGGCGTGGACCCCGGGCCGGAGCTGCGCGAGGCCTACCGGACCGTGCTGGCGGGCGACACCGCGCCGGCCCCGCCGGTGGACCGCGCGCCCGCGCAGTTGCCGCGCGAGCACCGCGGGTTCGTCGGGCGCGAGGAGGAGCTGTCCGACCTCGGCGCGGCGTTGATCGGGCAGGACTCGGCCATCGGTCTGCTGGTGGGTCCCGCCGGGGTGGGCAAGACGGCGTTGGCGCTGCGGTGGGCGCACGGTGTGGCGGGCGACTTCCCGGACGGGCAGTTGTTCGTGAACCTGCGCGGGTTCGACGAGACCGAGCCGCTGGACCCGCGCACGGCGTTGATCGGGTTCCTGCGGGCGCTGGGCCTGACCGACTCGCAGATCGCGGTGGACCTGGAGGGCCAGGCCGCGCAATACCGGTCGCTGCTGGCCGGTCGCCGGGTGCTGGTGTTCCTGGACAACGCCCGGTCGGCCGAGCAGGTCCGGTCGCTGCTGCCCGGCTCGCCGCGGTGCCTGGTGCTGGTGACCAGCAGGCACCGGCTGGACGACCTCGTGGTGACGGAGGGCGCGTCGTCGCTGCACGTGCCGACGTTGCCGGAGTCGAGCGCCGAGGACCTGCTGACGGCGTTGCTGGGACGCCAGCGGGTCGAGCAGGAGCCGGACGCGGTGGCCGAGCTGGTGGAGCTCTGCGACCGGCTGCCGCTGGCGCTGCGGATCGCCGGCGCGCGATTGGCGTCCCGGCCGCGGTGGACGGTCCAGTCGCTGGTCGACGAACTGCGCGACGAGCAGGGGCGGCTGGCGGCGCTGTCGTTGCCGGAGGCGGGGCGGGGGGTGCACGCGGCGCTGGCGGTGAGCTACCGGGAACTGCCGGAGGGCGCGGCGCGGCTGTTCCGGCGGCTGGGCCTGCACCCCGGGACGGACCTGGACAGCTACACGGCGGCGGCGTTGCTGGACATCAACGTGGTCAGCGCGCGCACCCACCTGCGGACGTTGGCGTACGCGAACCTGCTGCACGAGTCGACCCCGGACCGGTACTCGCGGCACGACCTGGTGCGGCTGTTCACGCACCACCTGGCGGCCACCGAGTCCGAGGTGGACAACCAGGTGGCGACCAACCGGCTGCTGGACTACTACCTGCACGTGGCGGACCGGGCGCGGGCGCACCTGTCGGACCACGTGCGGCCGTTCGGGCCGGCCGAGCACCGGCCGGCGTCGTTCCCGGAGCTGTCGTCGCACGCGGCGGCGCTGGACTGGTTCACGCTGGAGGAGGCGAACCTCGGGCTGGCCCTGGACATCGCGGTCAACGGCGGGCAGCGGGAGCGGACCTGGCAGTTGGCGCTGTGCCTGGACGCGTTCCACTTCCGCCGGGGCAACCGGCTGGACCGGCTGGCGCTGTGCCGCATCGGGTTGGCGGCGGCGCGGTCGTTGGGCGACCGGCACGCCGAGGCGACGTTCCTGCTGCGGCTGGGGTCGACACTGGCCGACATGGGGCGGATCGACGAGGCGGTCGAGGCGTGCACGCGGGCGGCGTCGCTGGCCGACGGTGACCGGCACCTGGAGCTGGCGGCGTTGGCGAACCTCGGGTACTGCCTGATGGCGGACGACCAGCTGGACCGCGCGCAGGAGACGATCCTGGAGGCGCTGGAGGTGGCGCGGGAGGTCGGGGACAACCGGTCGCAGGCCAGCATCCAGAACAACCTGGCGAACGTGCTGCTGCGCAAGCACCAGCCGGAGGAGGCGTTGCGGCACGCGACGGAGGCGTTGGGCTTGTTCCCGTCCGCGCCGTCGAAGGCGCACACGGCCACGTTGCACACCGTCGGTGCCGCGTCGCAGCAACTGGGCCGCGCCGACGAGGCCCTGGAGTCGTACCGCGCGGGTCTGGCGCTGGCGGCCCGCCTGGGCGACCGCTACCAGGAGGCCCTGTGCCACCGGGCGATCGGCGACGTGCTGGAGCAGTCGGAGGGCCAGGCCGCCGCCCGCCCGCACTGGCTGGCCGCCCTCCGGCTCTACCGCGACCTGCGCCTGCCCGACGCCGACGACCTGGCCCGCAAGCTGGACGTGACCGCCTGCACCGCCCCGTGA
- a CDS encoding ESX secretion-associated protein EspG yields the protein MIEPEFLLTPRELDVLWQHLDLGRLPYPLDVPSLGDTEEERKRLREEVLAAYGEPAPRLVELLRLLGDHEVAVDAVAHADRAVRAVAVSDGNRAAMAVIDSGSIGVLEIRPTALARSIVEVLPAGSAGPGSALSLRLEALTSAVAMQDEQSDDEDDDPWGGGGELDEREALQKAGLSREDATAVSELAASRIAGGQFGVTVGGGYRRDRAGALITWFDTPQGRYLMVNENGWLSLAPTDNDRIATRIASVLSTVA from the coding sequence GTGATCGAGCCCGAGTTCCTGCTCACCCCGCGTGAGCTGGACGTGCTGTGGCAGCACCTGGACCTCGGCCGGTTGCCGTACCCGCTGGACGTGCCGAGCCTGGGTGACACCGAGGAGGAGCGCAAGCGCTTGCGGGAGGAGGTGCTCGCCGCGTACGGCGAGCCCGCCCCCCGGCTGGTGGAGCTGCTGCGGCTGCTCGGCGACCACGAGGTGGCCGTGGACGCGGTCGCGCACGCCGACCGGGCGGTGCGCGCGGTGGCCGTGTCCGACGGCAACCGCGCGGCGATGGCGGTGATCGACAGCGGCTCGATCGGCGTGCTGGAGATCCGGCCGACCGCGTTGGCCCGGTCGATCGTGGAGGTGCTGCCGGCCGGGTCCGCCGGGCCGGGCAGCGCGTTGTCGCTGCGGCTGGAGGCCCTGACCTCGGCCGTCGCGATGCAGGACGAGCAGTCCGACGACGAGGACGACGACCCGTGGGGCGGCGGCGGCGAGCTGGACGAGCGCGAGGCGCTGCAGAAGGCCGGGCTCTCGCGCGAGGACGCGACCGCGGTGAGCGAGCTGGCGGCGAGCCGGATCGCGGGCGGCCAGTTCGGCGTCACGGTGGGCGGCGGCTACCGGCGTGACCGGGCGGGTGCGCTGATCACCTGGTTCGACACCCCGCAGGGCCGCTACCTGATGGTCAACGAGAACGGCTGGCTGAGCCTCGCGCCGACCGACAACGACCGCATCGCCACCCGCATCGCCTCCGTCCTGTCCACCGTCGCCTGA
- a CDS encoding putative bifunctional diguanylate cyclase/phosphodiesterase, which translates to MADAARPGDEPAQPREAFARRWAAAIAPGTPPDDPLEHVLAGLVDDLRAAVRPDGSAERARHVGRSLVEHDLVTPEALERTLAFVGEHLATDAPPRLMSALGALAAGFTEALCRRTLDEQQHNHELSTTRSTESAVRAGEAKFRAVFQTSALAIAVSGIDGVILDCNDAMLAMLDRTAEELVGSVGRDLVHPDERDRISRVARQLHAGREHVRVETRLVRADGELVNVLIALALLRDDDGEPEFYVTMIESLDEVRALQSQLVRQSLHDVQTGLPNRAQFVGWLESAVGTRGPTTLALVVFDLDGFRVVNDAYGHDVGNDILTAVAGHLRSVFDGVGQLARIGPDEFGVLIRDPLDVATVVALAESAVELFAEPVWVGDDGVGVTASVGIVVRPARGADAAELLRCVDLTVRWAKDDGKAQWALYDATRDQRERARMRLAASIAGGLEQGEFRVDYEPVHALADGSLLAVEARLRWDHPTEGVLDPQELVSLSTCTGMAARLGKWAIAQACADAGEWHAEFGDAAPVLSMDLTARQCQEPELVATVRGALRESGLPARLLQFELSEQLPALINDDQVDELTYLAEHGVRLVLDQVGGGNVPVDRLRRLPLTAVKFQGSPVYGLAEGASRLEESAAVALLTWSRTVGLPMFAAGVRTEFEARRLAELGVTGAQGPLFGSALLTADEVRGILGKS; encoded by the coding sequence ATGGCAGACGCAGCGAGACCAGGTGACGAACCCGCTCAACCGCGGGAGGCCTTCGCACGTCGGTGGGCCGCCGCCATCGCACCGGGAACCCCGCCCGACGACCCGCTGGAGCACGTGCTCGCCGGGCTCGTCGACGACCTGCGCGCCGCCGTCCGCCCCGACGGGTCCGCCGAACGGGCCCGCCACGTCGGCCGGAGCCTGGTCGAGCACGACCTGGTGACGCCCGAGGCGCTGGAGCGCACGCTCGCGTTCGTCGGCGAGCACCTGGCCACCGACGCGCCCCCGCGCCTGATGTCCGCGCTGGGCGCGCTCGCCGCCGGGTTCACCGAAGCGCTGTGCCGCCGCACGCTGGACGAGCAGCAGCACAACCACGAGCTGAGCACCACCCGCTCGACGGAATCCGCGGTCCGGGCGGGCGAGGCGAAGTTCCGCGCGGTCTTCCAGACCTCCGCGCTGGCCATCGCGGTCTCCGGCATCGACGGCGTGATCCTCGACTGCAACGACGCGATGCTCGCCATGCTGGACCGCACCGCCGAGGAGCTGGTCGGGTCGGTCGGCCGCGACCTGGTTCACCCGGACGAGCGGGACCGCATCTCCCGGGTCGCGCGGCAGTTGCACGCCGGCCGCGAGCACGTCCGCGTGGAGACCCGGCTCGTGCGCGCCGACGGCGAGCTGGTCAACGTGCTCATCGCCCTGGCCCTGCTGCGCGACGACGACGGCGAGCCCGAGTTCTACGTGACCATGATCGAGAGCTTGGACGAGGTGCGCGCGCTGCAGTCCCAACTGGTGCGGCAGAGCCTGCACGACGTGCAGACCGGCCTGCCGAACCGGGCGCAGTTCGTCGGCTGGTTGGAGAGCGCGGTCGGCACCCGCGGCCCCACGACGCTCGCGCTGGTCGTGTTCGACCTCGATGGCTTCCGGGTCGTCAACGACGCCTACGGGCACGACGTCGGCAACGACATCCTCACCGCCGTCGCCGGTCACCTGCGGTCGGTCTTCGACGGGGTCGGGCAGCTCGCCCGGATCGGGCCGGACGAGTTCGGCGTGCTGATCCGCGACCCGCTGGACGTGGCGACCGTGGTGGCGCTCGCCGAGTCGGCCGTGGAGCTGTTCGCCGAACCCGTCTGGGTGGGTGACGACGGCGTCGGCGTGACGGCCAGCGTCGGGATCGTGGTGCGGCCGGCCCGGGGCGCGGACGCGGCCGAGCTGCTGCGGTGCGTCGACCTGACCGTGCGGTGGGCCAAGGACGACGGCAAGGCGCAGTGGGCGCTCTACGACGCCACGCGCGACCAGCGCGAACGCGCCCGGATGCGGTTGGCGGCGTCCATCGCGGGCGGCCTGGAGCAGGGTGAGTTCCGGGTCGACTACGAGCCGGTGCACGCGCTGGCGGACGGGTCGCTGCTGGCCGTCGAGGCGCGGTTGCGGTGGGACCACCCGACCGAGGGCGTGCTCGACCCGCAGGAGCTGGTGTCGCTGTCGACGTGCACCGGGATGGCGGCGCGGCTGGGCAAGTGGGCCATCGCGCAGGCGTGCGCCGACGCGGGCGAGTGGCACGCGGAGTTCGGCGACGCCGCGCCCGTGCTGAGCATGGACCTGACCGCGCGGCAGTGCCAGGAGCCGGAGCTGGTGGCGACCGTGCGCGGCGCGCTGCGGGAGAGCGGCCTGCCGGCGCGGCTGCTGCAGTTCGAGCTGAGCGAGCAGTTACCCGCGTTGATCAACGACGACCAGGTGGACGAGCTGACCTACCTCGCCGAGCACGGCGTGCGGTTGGTGCTCGACCAGGTCGGCGGTGGCAACGTACCGGTGGACCGGTTGCGCCGGCTGCCGCTGACCGCGGTGAAGTTCCAGGGTTCCCCGGTGTACGGGCTGGCCGAGGGCGCGAGCCGGCTCGAGGAGAGCGCGGCCGTGGCGCTGCTCACGTGGTCGCGCACGGTGGGCCTGCCGATGTTCGCGGCGGGCGTGCGCACGGAGTTCGAGGCGCGGCGGCTGGCGGAGCTGGGCGTGACGGGCGCGCAGGGCCCGCTGTTCGGTTCGGCGCTGCTGACCGCCGACGAGGTCCGCGGCATTCTTGGCAAGTCCTGA
- a CDS encoding S1C family serine protease: MTTQEFPATSGSVEQRAPFWRRRTGAVVTSAALAAAVFGGVTGGVVGALNAPSAAVAQASGPVAVNASTTQDVSAVAARVLPSVVQVNVVTAQGQGLGSGVVLTADGRILTNDHVVSGARQVTVTLSDGRTVDASVVGTDPSSDLAVVQAAGVSGLTPATFGDSDQVKIGDQVVAIGSPEGLRGTVTSGIVSALDRTVTVPGTTTGRRGSSVSYQAIQTDASINPGNSGGPLVNPAGQVVGINSAIYSPASAGGEAGSVGIGFAIPSNQVQQIVNRLS, from the coding sequence ATGACGACACAGGAGTTCCCCGCCACGAGCGGGTCGGTGGAGCAGCGGGCGCCGTTCTGGCGACGTCGGACGGGCGCGGTGGTGACCTCGGCGGCGCTGGCGGCCGCGGTGTTCGGCGGTGTCACCGGCGGGGTGGTTGGCGCGCTGAACGCGCCGTCGGCCGCGGTGGCGCAGGCGAGCGGCCCGGTGGCGGTGAACGCCTCGACCACCCAGGACGTCTCGGCGGTCGCGGCCCGGGTGCTGCCCAGCGTGGTGCAGGTGAACGTGGTGACGGCGCAGGGGCAGGGGCTCGGCTCCGGGGTCGTGCTGACCGCGGACGGGCGGATCCTGACCAACGACCACGTGGTGTCCGGCGCGCGGCAGGTGACCGTGACGTTGAGCGACGGCCGCACGGTGGACGCCTCGGTGGTGGGCACGGACCCGTCCAGCGACCTGGCGGTCGTGCAGGCGGCCGGGGTGAGCGGGCTGACGCCCGCGACGTTCGGCGACTCCGACCAGGTGAAGATCGGTGACCAGGTCGTCGCGATCGGCTCGCCGGAAGGGTTGCGGGGCACCGTGACGTCGGGCATCGTCAGCGCCCTGGACCGCACGGTGACCGTGCCGGGCACGACGACCGGCCGCCGCGGCTCGTCGGTCAGCTACCAGGCGATCCAGACCGACGCGTCGATCAACCCGGGCAACTCGGGCGGGCCGCTGGTGAACCCGGCCGGCCAGGTCGTCGGCATCAACTCGGCCATCTACTCGCCCGCGTCGGCCGGCGGCGAGGCGGGCAGCGTCGGCATCGGCTTCGCCATCCCCTCGAACCAGGTCCAGCAGATCGTGAACCGGTTGTCGTGA
- a CDS encoding helix-turn-helix transcriptional regulator, whose translation MNTFTVKIDLDAPEPTSDQVDVLMDLFEEYHCTWGMSHDRLRAQLTIPGATFLQAAHLAGLVVGEAVERAGYGSPPVVAITVMTEAEFERREAEHDIPDLLSTEEVAIRLGISRQAVVKRAAKLGGKKVGDRAWVFDAAVIDELIEENG comes from the coding sequence GTGAACACCTTCACCGTAAAGATCGACCTCGACGCGCCTGAACCGACATCCGACCAAGTCGATGTGCTTATGGACCTGTTTGAGGAGTACCACTGCACCTGGGGTATGTCCCACGACAGACTACGAGCACAACTCACCATCCCTGGTGCGACCTTCCTCCAAGCAGCACACTTGGCGGGCCTCGTCGTGGGCGAAGCGGTGGAACGCGCCGGGTACGGCTCGCCGCCCGTAGTCGCCATCACCGTCATGACCGAAGCCGAGTTCGAACGCCGAGAGGCCGAACACGACATCCCGGACCTGCTGTCCACGGAGGAGGTGGCCATACGACTTGGCATCAGCAGGCAAGCAGTAGTCAAACGAGCCGCGAAGCTGGGCGGGAAGAAGGTCGGGGATCGAGCTTGGGTCTTCGACGCAGCGGTGATCGACGAGCTGATCGAGGAGAACGGCTGA